aacgaaaaaagcTACGACAGGCAAACAAGGGTACATTTTTCTTTaacaattttgttattttacttttggaaaaagaaaatttacattgTTTATCACGCAAATAGATGGGCGTGTTAAAGCACAAGTTGAAGCAACAAACACTCAGCTCTCTTGCAGGGGTAACTGAGTTCAAACGAAATCGCCTCTCTCAGACTCACCTTTGATATATATTAAAACCACCTAAGCTGATGAAAgcaaaacaatcaaattacGATTTACAGCAACCTGCAAAAGTCAGCATCTCTAATAATGAACCCTCTCCTCATTGTCTATATGCAGACCTTCAATGCCTTTAAGGGTTGTTTCATAGTTCCTGCTTTGAGAGGTATGTCTCCTACTGGGGTCCGATGACTCGACCGGTGAACTTCTTCGCCCACTCGAAATTCTGTGTGCTCCAGGACTAGCATCTGTTGTACGAGCGCGATAAGGATCAGACTCACTTCCACCAAATGCATCACGGCTGCTAGAAACAGCAACTCTCCTTGATGATCCAGCTGACCGGCCCAAGATATTGTTATTCAACATCTGCAAGGCCCAAGCATGCAGATAAGCTTTTCGACAGATGGCATTAAAAGCAAGTTTGTTTAACTGTCCCagattgatatatatatatatatatatatatatatatatatgggcaCGAGAGGGAAATcttcaatttataaaaaatgcaTTCCAAACTACTTACAAGAGTTTCTCTAGATAATGGAGCATCATTAGCAACTGGATTCTTCTGCTTCGAAAGGCTAATGGAATTGAGAGCTGGCCCAGGTATTCTCCGCCGAGAAGAATCCAATGAAGTTAAACCCGTTGGCCGCCCATCTTCCTCGCCTGCAAGGAAGTCCAAAAGCAAATGTTATGAACTCCAAAGCTTATGCAGGAGTCGGCTTCTATTTACAACTTTCAAAAGAAATCACACCAAACATTGGAAAACCATCAGCAATAAGTTTAACACTATATTAGTGAATAAAGGAACTCAATATATCTATAAAAGAACATGCCAAGGAAAGATTGCCTCTTAAAATAAGCAGACaggagaaataaaaattaaacatgcAATGGAATGAATGAGCCAATCTATAAGAATACTGTTTAAATTCAATAATGCTAAACAACTACCTGTCTGCCTGTCCACATTAGCAGCAGCATGGGGAATCCCAGAACTAGTTCCGGCACCAGGACCCTATATCAAACAAGACGTCAATACAAATGCATAAATGCTGATAAAAGACAAAGTAAAACATAACACAGAAATTACAAGAGCACGGGTTGGAGGAGTAGCCAGCTGTGATTGCTGATACTTCAAAATTGTCCAGTCAAACACATAATCAAACTGGAAACCTGTAACAAAATTCAAAGTGTAAAAATATGATATAAGCACACACGAAAATTATATTAATGTTTAAATGCACTCAGAAATGCTCATTGTAATGAAAGTAGAATTCAAACCTTCACGAATAAAGACATCGCGGAATATTTTTTTCAGATAAACATAGTCTGGCTTATCATCAAATCGTAATGAGCGACAATAATGGAAATATGAAGCAAACTCTGTCGGATAACTGCGACACAATGCCTGTGAAATCATTAAACTCTCCAGTCACGAGATGCGAGACATTAGGTCGAAATTGCATACGACCACAATATTCACAAACATCATACCTCAATTGAAGTAGAAACCTTCTTTTCACTAATTTTCTCATACTTCTGTTTCTTAGTTCCGGCTTTTAGTCCCTGCCAAGGAAGACTACATGCAAATAGAATTACTAAACAAAACATCAACAGATAGCACTGCAGTAAAATATAGGGTCTTCAGAAATAATCACCTTCCTCTAAGGAAGTACATAAGGACATAACCAAGAGATTCTAAATCATCCCTCCGGCTTTGCTCTATAAAGTGCCAAATAGCAAAAAAAGAGATTCTAAATCAATGTTATAAACCAGATATACACTTAATTGGAACAACAACAATACATTAGAAGGAACACCAAAGGAAAAACAATACGACTAAAACATACCAATGCCAAGGTGAGTGTTCATGCTTGCATATCTTGCAGTTCCAGTCAAATTCTTGTTTTCTCTGCAGCAATCAAAACCATGCACAATGAAATTTGACTGGTGAAGTTACTATATAACTGCATATCTCGCAGTTCCAATcaaattcttgtttttcttatgcCAAATTATCTGGCATCATATTTGAAGACCATATTAGGAAACACAAACTAGCATCATCCTCACCTGTAAGGAATATGCTGACGGGTTGTACTATCTCTGTATTTCTTAGCCAGACCAAAGTCAATCATGTATACCTACATATAAGGGAAAATTACCATATCAAGATGAACTCCTTAGCATATGAAATAAGCGCACCAAAACACATGCATGCAAAAACCAACATAAGCATGTTAAAAAAACTAGAGCAAAAACCTGGTTTGCACGCCTTCCCAAGCCCATAAGAAAATTGTCGGGCTTGATATCTCGATGTAGAAATGACTTAGCATGAACAAATTCAACACGACTGATCTGAAATAAATGTGAAGCATGGCAAAAGTCAACATTTCCCAACAAGTATATAAACCAATACGATGACATGCATAAAGTCACACCTACCATTTGATCTGCAAGCATAAGAACTGTCTTCAGTGAAAGTTTCCTACTACAGAAGTTAAACAAATCTTCAAGACTAGGGCCCAGCAAATCCATTACCAAAACGTTATAATCTCCTTCAACTCCAAACCACCTTACATTTGGAATCCCAGCTGCAAGAACCAAATTTAGAAAACAGTAAGAACTagcaataaaaaattcaaaaacctgTAGAATTAAACTACTGTTCAAGTGTGAAAGTCAGGAGTTTCCATTACTTCCTCCTTGTAGTATCCTGTATAACTTGGATTCATACAGCAACTGCGGATGTTTTGTCTTGACATTTTCCTACGTATAATAAACAGCACAACCATTAGCTTCATACTCCCACAAGAGCTATCCATCACACTAAAGTGCTAATAACACTCTAAAAACAAACTtcaccacaaccaccaaacTTCAAGCCCTCACAATTAAAAGTAAATGCAATTTCAAGATATTAATCTATCAATCAAACCAATATATATCGCACTGTAACTCGGCCTAGAACAAGGAATACCAAGAGGAGCATGCTTCTAGCAGTATTAGGATCAACATTAGCAGAAATTGATCTAAGCATTAGTTGATCCAAAAACCTTTGGTTCATTGGCATTACTAACTCAAAGAGAAGGCTGAAGCATTTTTATCAGAGCATGAACTTAAAAACCATTATTATAGATTTAACTTAATCTAAAACATAACTACAAGAAAGCCAATgggcattaaaaaaaataaaaataaaaataaaaatttgaagctGAATTGGAAGAACAAAACTCACAAGCTTAATCGCAACCTCTTCGTTTGTCTGAATATTTGTACCTGCACATACAAATCCATCACCAATCACACACTAAACGACCAAAACAATACAAATCCGCAATTTAGCAGCtaatcacatatataaataaacaaatagagacaataagatgaagaaaaaggaacaaacCGAGATAGATCTCTCCGAAGGAGCCGCTGCCGATCTTCCGGCCGAGCCGAAACTTATTCCCAACACGAGGCTCCATTTTTCACAGCCCAAATAAATcgaaaccctaaccctagaaatacaaaactaaaaatcgaaaaataaaataaaataaaataaaaattgaagatcCTAAAAGACGAACAGCACCCAGGTGGTGAAGCATGAGCAGAACACAGTTGGCCGACTCAACCGCAACGACATCGGATTGTCATCcaataaaaagcaaaatattGCAAGCAAACAAATTTGTACGGACAGCAATGCACTGGGGCCTGTGTGGGTTCTTTCTTGTTGGAGATCTAGGGTtaggatttttctttttcctctttatttttgtttattttttaattccattttgtttaattgtttttgggttaaaaGCGCTTTTGGATTAAATTACAGATAGAGAACGGCAAAAGCAAAAGCGGGTTTCCTaccctctcttcctccttttgcttttgattCACTTGGAAGCTAAAGTTCGGTAGATAGAAAATGtctttttcgttttctttatttttatttttatttttggcctGTCGACATGCTTTGTCTCCCACGCTTGGTATTCGCGCGTGACGGAGGCTGTCGGATGGGATTGATGTCAcgtgacttttttttttctacagaGGCAGAGCGTGCCTGACACGTGGTCCAACTGGGTTTGATTTGAGTCGgatctttttaattttcaaagaGCGTGACCCATGAAAAACGTGAGACCCACTCCACCCCACCCGACTTGGTGGTAGGTCTCTTCTTACatacttttccttttctttttctttttttacaatatatttatttatttttgctaAGAAATTAAACATGTATATTTTCTACTTTAAATTCCTATTTTTGAAATACAAGAGAAATATAAACAAGTACATTttatatagaaattaaatgaattCTACTTTAAATTCCTATTCTTGCAAAGTAGGAATTTtaattgtcaaatttcctaAACAAGTACATTTCAGATGGAAATTAAATTAGGTCAGAGTTTATTATACTAGATGTAGTTGAGTTGGCACTGAACACTAGAATCAATTGAAAAATCTGAGTCATCAGTGAAATCCTGCTGAAATCACAGCAGGGTTGATTTAAAAGTGCAATTCAAGCACCTATTAAATGCCATTTAAATCTTCATTTCCCAACTCCATATATCTAACTTGATTTTTCTGTGCAATTTAAGTTTGACAATTAAATGCCTTTTTAGGATACTTAATTTAATTGCCTTCTGTTTTTGCTCGAATGGCAAAAGCTTAAGCAAGGACAGGGTAAAGGACTCACTAGtatagtggtttggagtaattGCTTTTCTCAGAAAATGTCCTGAATTTGACTCTTAGCATCCGTTTAGTATGTGTCAGTTTACCATAGGAAAGatccttaaaaaaataaaactagcCCATTGACACACGCTCACACATCTGCCaattagttttcctttttattttttattttttattttttattttatttttagtattaAAGAAAAGATAGCATGGGTAATTATGTTCTATAAAAGTAGGacttattatctgattttgtttttaattttaattttttaatataaaaatatgaatttaccatatcatcatcatttaattaatcatttcaattcttaatgtttgaattaaccaaaggtattttctggtattttgaatgttttactattttttactttttgttttatatatataaaagataaaaagagtGACCGTATTTTTTGGATCTCAATTATTCTAGcaacttcttttttcctgCACTGTGAAACAGTGGATAGAAGTCAAAAACTGTATCTAGGCTTTTAGCTGCAAAAGCTTTAACCACCCTACAACACATAAGCTAGTCATTGACACTGCCACCTCACCTAAACATGCCGAGATCATGGCGCTTCATTTTGGGATGAAATTTGTTCGGGATGCTGATTTTCCTTCTATTCTAATTGAGTCTGATTTACATGGAGTGGTAAATGATGTAAAGAAAGATGAGGAAGAGTCGTGGGCATCAGACGGGTATCTTATTGATGATATTAAGAGGAGCCTGCAACACTTTGAAGATATTACTATCTCTTTTAGTCCAAGAGGGTGCAACCAAGTAGCTCATTTTCTAGCAAGACATGCACTTAATTGTAATATTATGGTAACTTGGATTGAAGAGGTTCCCTTCTGACTGGAATCAATTGTAAAAGATGACATTGTTGTATCCTCTTAATTGTTATCAATGAGTTGACATTATTGTATCCTCTTAATTGTTATCAATGAGTTCTTTcgcttaaaaaaaaaaacacataagcTAGTCACAGTTCAGGggaacaaacaaaagaattaaaaatgaattggATCAGTTTATACATGGCAATGGCATGCTGCCTCGCTAGAGTTTGGAAACTAACTGATGGAAGCTATCTGCTATAACCTATCTTGATGATCAAGTTGTCTCTGaagtttgaacttgaaaaaaCTGAACCATTTATGGGTTGAAGAAAGTAGAGCCACACTTGCATTTCCATCCTTCAGGCTCATAATTTGCATATTGAAGTCCAATTTGGTCTGTGGTTGTGGGTATCTGAACTGGAAAACATGGCACACAGCCTTGACATTTGTGCTCACAATTTGGTGGTCTTGAGCCAAGCCTGCTCAGCCCTCTATACTTCCCTTCATTTTCATCATCTCCCGGAAGTCCTTCAATGCCTTCAACtccctacaaaaaaacaaacaaacacttacgcattatagcataagaaattcaaaacccaGATAGGGAGAGCCCGAGATGTACCTGTTTTGGGTCAAAGGTTGCATCTTGGGGATGTGGGTTTTGGTCTTGATCAGCTATGTATAGAAACTAATTAGCAACATGGTATAGTggatataataaaaaaacatttggaCTCAAGTAGATATTACTATAAAAGAATGAAAGGTCAAAAAAATGAGGTTTTAGCTAACCTTGTTGATGAGCGAAGTCAGAGGATGTAAAAGGTCTGCTTGTTACACAAACCCAACTCAGAAGACTGGCCACTAGAATTAGGCATGcccttttcttcattttgttggaGTCCAAATGgcaatgatgatgatgatgatgatgatgatgatggagaTGAACTTTTATTGTGGGGGACAAATTGCAATGaaagaagaatatatatatatatatatatatatagagagagagagagagagagagagagagagagagagagagagagagagatgcagACTTGAAAACTGGTGGATAAAGTCACTGAAGAACAAACCAACCACAAATGCCTCTGAGGAGGCTCAGCTCATCCCTATTGGAGACAGAAAATACAATTTTCTTAATATCTCTGGTTCTTCTGTGCCTGTTGTTCTGAGGAGAAATCTTTTTGGCCACAGAGAGGTGATTCTGCCCTCTTGTCAAACAGAATAGTTGTATTGGTGGTACCAACAAACCAAATGACATGGAGagattggaattggaatttgaAATGCTCTTCCTTTTTGACAACTCAATCAATCCTAAAGTCTGATCAATCAAGGCAAAATTTATAACTGTGAAAACTGTCTGATTTATCTGAACTTTCCCGTTTGAACGTTCATAGTCTATCAACTGCAACCGCCCCTTATCAAAGCTTCGACTGCAGAGCCTCTTACTCTCTGAGTCACTTTGATAAACTTATTAAAGGTCAAGTCTTTTTTGGACAGTTTCACTTCAATGATACTTTCCTACTCCAACTATGCTTTTTAGAGCCATGAATTAAATTGGCTTATGGTAAATTGGCAAATAGTGCTTGTACCGAATGAAAGATGCCAATAAAACTTCTGCTTTTGTGAATAATACCTGACCTGAGGCACCAATAAGATGTTCACCGATTCAATTTTGCCGACTAAAAGGTAATTATTATTAGTTCTTGGGGTCAATTTCAAACTCACAGTCAATCTGGCTGTGCCCTCTAAAAGTCCGAGTCAAACAGATGACTTGTCTTGTGTGTTGGGATTGATGTTTGGTTCCTGTAATTATATaaacactattttgctattctCAATCAATCATAAATTGTTATGTGAAAAAGTTATCACGCATAATGTGTCGTAATTAAtcgaaaataacaaaataatgatATCTCATCTCACACAAGTGTTTCTCATAAAGCAAGGGCTTGCTGCTTCACATCATAATCTCTTTTATCATTTCTGGTTATGTTTTGCAGTTAATGAGCTTTTAATTTAGTCACTAAAATTTGACTGAATCTGAAAActtgtaattaatttaaggTGGTAAAAGCATTTTCTCATTGTCATTTCtgtttcaagtttcaaatgctacttttttttctggttATCAGACAGAACCAACACAGAGACAGCAGGGGCCTCTCTGCTGTACTCTGCATGAGCCCCCACTGCCCCCCTACAGCAGGTAGAGACTGCATGACATAATGACACGTGGTGATTAAATTGGTTGCAGATTGCATTCCTTGCAATGCAAGTTGGCACAAATGTACAATTTGTCTGTAAATTTGTCCCTTAGCAGTGGTAGGTAACATGGTGTTATAATGAGGCCGTACACAGAGTCTTACCGCAAAACCCagagctagagagagagagagatgggctAGCCTTCTACCAGTCTATCAGTCTATGACTAAGAGGAGGAGGCTCTAAAATTTGAGCAAGTTTAGCTTCACTAAAACAagattataattattattaacaGCAAAGTTAGTGTTTTTTTGACCAAACTAACACAGATAATAATCCAAATAGACAAATTGTATGTGTTTCCTTTCCTCCTTTGTGTCTGTTTTTGGAGTGTGTCAGCGATGATGTTTGATTGAGTTGAGTGACTTGATCACTCGGTTTGTgttgtctctctctctactcgGACGGAAGTGTAATatgtgataaatatataaaattataaaatgattATATATTGCTAAAAagtctctctttttttttttttttcccataaacaaatacaatattattttgtggGTACGTATTTATTCAAGTATTTGGATATTCTTTGGAGTCAAAATCAGCAACAAAAATAGTGTCAAACAAGAATTAGAAATTATGATATTTCATTCAGCTGTGTCAGCTTCCCAgtatacaataaataaataaagtttttTACCACAAAACGTTCTTAAGGTCTATAAAACTATTAGATTGCAttctaagttttttttttttttgtcacttATGATCCTCAAGGTTAAAATGtgaaatcacaaatggtccatgccgttaggttccgttAAAAACTCCATTAGTTTGCTAacgtggcatacatatatatatatcacaaaacatccatTAGGTTCACACACATATCATAAATTGTCcctacaaattttattttattttttaaatttaaaattcataaaattttggttttctttttaaaattatttataaatgaaaaaatcatttatagaaggattttaatcttgaggaccatttatgaaccataaacccttagtttttttcatttttaaattttataaattttaaattattttttaaaaactccaTTAGTTTGTTAATGTGCgatatatatggagcccacatctacaataatatagagtcacatgtatttaaaatataatatacattttaaaataatttaaattcataaaattttaaaaagaaaacaaaaattttatgaattttaaatttaaaaaaattaaaaactttcGTAatgaccatttgtgataggtgcgtgaacctcagggatgttttgtgatatatatatatatgccacgtcagcaaactaacggagtttttgacggaacctaacagtatggaccatttgtgatcttgcatactaaccttgaggaccacgaatgacacaaaaaaacattaaggatgcaatctgatagtttcgtaaaccttatggacgttttgtgataataagtcaaactatcagattgcatctttaaaatttctttgtaTCACTCATGGTCCCTAACGTTAATATGGGTGTTCTTAAATAGTCTATTTGTTAAAAAAACTGTTAATCCAGAAATATAATCGTCAAATCAATCCACACTTGGGAACTCAGAGGATGTTAGATAGGTTGGGAAGATCTTGCCACTTTCCAAATTATTTGGAGTGAACGATGAACAGATAGAATGAACTACGAACTGAAATAAAGCTATTGCAGACTCGAAGCAAAACATTTAccaaaaagaagcaaaaataaTCAGCCTCGGCTCTGCATCATAGCTTTGGGTTTCAATCCTTCCATGCAGTTAGTTACCTATCTCTACACCAATTTGATTTCCACGAGTCAAAGACTAATCGGTTAAAGTTGCCCCATTGCAGCTTTGTTAATGCAGCGAAAGCTGGACCCGGAAATTTGAGGCTCATATTTACACCTGAGATAGAGAATGTTCAGAATCTTCCTTACCCCTGACTTCTTGTCTTCTCCTCTGTGAATGCTGATGCTCCGACCATTCAacccctccccctccccctcccGATACTTCACATATGATCCAAACCACTCATACATCCAAAGCTACCTCCTGCCAGTTTCACCATAACTTAAAACTTCCACCATCTCGTCACTAAAAACTAACTGCAATCCTCCATTAGTTAACAAGGAAGGATCAACAGTAGCTACCAGCATTTATATGGATTTAGCTAATTCCTTTTTGCAATTATTTGAAACCAAATTTACCAAGCTTTTACAAGATCcagcaaccaaaaaatatcaataacaAAAGACGCTAATATTTCAATCTCTATTCCTCCTTGAAGTTGCTCAACAGGTTGATGATGGATTACACTCGACATATATAATTAGAGTTAACATTGAAGTCAGTGTGCATAGTATGGTGAAGAGGTCAAAAAGGATTGATTTGACGATTATATCTCcgaatttatcattttttttatagatggACTATTTAAGAGCATCCATATTAATGTTAGGGACCAtgagtgatacaaaaaaactttaagaaTGTAATATGATAGTTTCGCAAAAGTCAAAGACGTTTTATGATAAAAAGCCAATAAAGAATGAATTAAACCCGACCCAAAAATACATGGGCCAAAATCGGGTTGAGGAAAAAACAACCATTTGGCTGACTTAGGGCATgtacaaaaaatattaaatcataACCTAGAATAATATAAAACTTATGAAAGAATCAaaggaaggagaaaaaaaatttgggttagACCCCTTAAACCCCTCCTTATTGGGCTAGCAAAGTTACCCGTCATTTTGGGCACAAGAAGTGCTCCCTAGGTAAAGCTTTTTTGGCCCATTATTATACTGCGACTATCTAACCCAAGCCCGGGAGCCAAACACGTCCGTCAACCACCTTAGCTGGCTGCTGGAATTTGGGTTCTTGGGCTGGGGAGGCCCATATATGCAAGTCTTGGCGAGAGCCGGACCTTTGGGCTGGGCCTTGGAGAAGGAATTGGGCCATAATGTCCCAACATTCCGGGAGTGACCCGGGGCGATAGGTTGACTTGTTCCA
Above is a genomic segment from Prunus dulcis chromosome 7, ALMONDv2, whole genome shotgun sequence containing:
- the LOC117633850 gene encoding casein kinase 1-like protein 1 isoform X2 — translated: MEPRVGNKFRLGRKIGSGSFGEIYLGTNIQTNEEVAIKLENVKTKHPQLLYESKLYRILQGGTGIPNVRWFGVEGDYNVLVMDLLGPSLEDLFNFCSRKLSLKTVLMLADQMISRVEFVHAKSFLHRDIKPDNFLMGLGRRANQVYMIDFGLAKKYRDSTTRQHIPYRENKNLTGTARYASMNTHLGIEQSRRDDLESLGYVLMYFLRGSLPWQGLKAGTKKQKYEKISEKKVSTSIEALCRSYPTEFASYFHYCRSLRFDDKPDYVYLKKIFRDVFIREGFQFDYVFDWTILKYQQSQLATPPTRALGPGAGTSSGIPHAAANVDRQTGEEDGRPTGLTSLDSSRRRIPGPALNSISLSKQKNPVANDAPLSRETLMLNNNILGRSAGSSRRVAVSSSRDAFGGSESDPYRARTTDASPGAHRISSGRRSSPVESSDPSRRHTSQSRNYETTLKGIEGLHIDNEERVHY
- the LOC117633850 gene encoding casein kinase 1-like protein 1 isoform X1, encoding MEPRVGNKFRLGRKIGSGSFGEIYLGTNIQTNEEVAIKLENVKTKHPQLLYESKLYRILQGGTGIPNVRWFGVEGDYNVLVMDLLGPSLEDLFNFCSRKLSLKTVLMLADQMVGVTLCMSSYWFIYLLGNVDFCHASHLFQISRVEFVHAKSFLHRDIKPDNFLMGLGRRANQVYMIDFGLAKKYRDSTTRQHIPYRENKNLTGTARYASMNTHLGIEQSRRDDLESLGYVLMYFLRGSLPWQGLKAGTKKQKYEKISEKKVSTSIEALCRSYPTEFASYFHYCRSLRFDDKPDYVYLKKIFRDVFIREGFQFDYVFDWTILKYQQSQLATPPTRALGPGAGTSSGIPHAAANVDRQTGEEDGRPTGLTSLDSSRRRIPGPALNSISLSKQKNPVANDAPLSRETLMLNNNILGRSAGSSRRVAVSSSRDAFGGSESDPYRARTTDASPGAHRISSGRRSSPVESSDPSRRHTSQSRNYETTLKGIEGLHIDNEERVHY
- the LOC117633851 gene encoding EPIDERMAL PATTERNING FACTOR-like protein 6; protein product: MKKRACLILVASLLSWVCVTSRPFTSSDFAHQQADQDQNPHPQDATFDPKQGVEGIEGLPGDDENEGKYRGLSRLGSRPPNCEHKCQGCVPCFPVQIPTTTDQIGLQYANYEPEGWKCKCGSTFFNP